The proteins below come from a single Parachlamydiales bacterium genomic window:
- a CDS encoding TorF family putative porin: MNKILIALLLSCSILHSDDYFDNDFYYEDRSESTAAIEPAEEVKDPSLETEEKSPHSFKGSVSFVTDYRFRGISQTMRQPAVQGTLDYSHSCGFYLGTFGSNVDGTTNYYNNTSLELDFYSGFKGELFPKSIPNLTYNVGAILYYYPGGESALAHPVRFNTAEFYVELGYEWINVRYWQTLTNYFGFCDRYTPFNWHDGDADAPNGNSKGSNYIEANCNFEICPTWSTQLHIGRQTIRNYHHMNYVDWRATISKEFDWFTLFCYYVGTNANHNYYNVPDNEFNEKVRSLTAQGFVFGITRTL, translated from the coding sequence ATGAATAAAATTTTAATTGCATTGCTACTTAGTTGCTCCATACTGCACTCAGACGATTATTTTGATAATGACTTCTACTATGAAGACCGTTCAGAATCGACCGCAGCCATTGAACCTGCAGAAGAAGTTAAGGATCCATCCTTAGAAACTGAAGAGAAGTCTCCACACTCCTTCAAGGGCTCCGTGTCCTTTGTCACAGACTATCGTTTCCGCGGCATCTCTCAAACAATGCGCCAGCCTGCTGTCCAAGGAACTCTTGACTACAGCCACTCATGCGGCTTCTATTTAGGTACTTTCGGATCCAATGTCGACGGCACAACAAACTACTATAACAATACATCGCTTGAATTGGATTTCTACTCAGGCTTCAAAGGGGAACTGTTTCCTAAATCCATCCCCAACTTAACCTATAATGTAGGCGCTATTCTCTACTACTATCCCGGCGGCGAAAGTGCTCTCGCACATCCTGTGCGTTTTAACACTGCTGAATTCTATGTTGAACTTGGCTACGAATGGATCAACGTTCGCTATTGGCAGACTTTAACCAACTATTTCGGCTTCTGCGATCGCTACACACCCTTCAACTGGCACGATGGCGATGCTGATGCTCCAAATGGCAACTCGAAAGGATCCAATTATATTGAAGCTAACTGCAACTTTGAAATCTGTCCTACATGGTCTACTCAACTGCATATCGGCCGTCAAACTATCCGCAACTACCATCATATGAACTATGTGGACTGGCGCGCTACAATTTCTAAAGAATTCGACTGGTTCACTCTTTTCTGCTATTATGTCGGCACTAATGCCAACCATAACTATTACAATGTTCCTGACAACGAATTCAATGAGAAAGTCCGCAGCTTAACAGCTCAAGGGTTTGTCTTCGGGATTACGCGCACAC